The DNA segment ccgccgccgtctgTGTCGTGGGGGGCTTGCCGTTCATCATGTGGAAGAGCCCAAGCTGGTATTGCACAATGTCGGCGACGGCTTGGGTGTCGGCGGCGGACCCGGATCGGCAGCACCAGATTGTGTCGTGTACTCTGGTGAGCTTGTCGGTTACACGGTTGGCAATGTATGCGCCAGTCGTTGTGCGGGAATCGGCTCCGAGGATAACGCCGTCTTTGAATGTGATCGCCATACTGTCATCGTTCGAATGTTAGGAGGGGTGCTCGCCCGGGAGTGGTCGTTTGGCCAGTTTAAGACCGGGGGGTTGGCTTACATCGAGGTACCCAAGCTAAGTGATGGAATTGTCAGAATGACTCCCATTGTAAAAGCAGAGGGCACTTTGGAAGTATCACTTACTTGACCTCACCCTTCTTCAACCGGTCCATATCAACATGGATGCCATCTGCAAGGTACCATGGTTAGCAACAGGGACGAGACGATGTGGAGACGGTAACCGGGAGTTGCGATGTCACTGACCTTCGCTCAGGCAACCCGATGTACCGAATTCCATTTTTGAAGTATGGGTTTGTAATTATCGATCTGAAGTCGTCGATGGAAAGAGGGGGGCAATCGGAGCGAGTCGTCAGTCGTCGAGAATGGAGGTGTTCGTGGGGTGTGTGGCATTCGTCGAGTGAATGTTCAAAGTTGGCAACTTGAGCTTGGAGCTCCTCCCAAGCTCAAGGCAGCTCAGACACGCACGCGCGCCTTGCCTGGCGGGCGGGTTGATGCGCATCACGTGGGGAGCTGATAAGAAGGCTTATCGGATCCTATCGCTTATATCACTTACAGCCAGCCCCTTGGCAGACCGCACGATGGATAAATGAACGCATGTAACAATCGGGGTATCCTCTAATATGTACACGATAACCTGACCATGAGTGATCTCATCTTTGAGTCCAGAGTGTTGACCAAAGCCTTCCCAATGCGAGGTCCTGTTCGATCTCTCCGGATCACTCAGATCCTGTCGAAGCCCTCGTCAAAATCCCAGCACCCTCATCAGAGTCCAACCCTATCAACACCTCCACGTCCCCGACTTCCAAAACCACCTCACAAAAAAATAtccgaaaaaaaaaaaaaaaaaactccccaactccaacccaAGTATTCCGACCACAGTCTACTCAACCCCCCctaaccaacccctcctccctctctaAACTAACCTCCTCCCTAACCTCAATCTCgtaccttctcctcctttctTTGCCActatccccctccttcttcttccccttcccatcatccccacaCCCACAATCATAAAAATCCCCAATATTATTACAATCAAAcaactccttcctcaacctcctaTTAACCTCATTATGCACAAAACAAGCCCACCCCGCCGCATTATTCCGACTGCTCACCTGAGGCGGGTATTTCTCCAGCAGCTTCTGAAAGTGCGAAGCACAGTCCCCACAGGGGTACAACCTCGCAAACAACTGTATATAAGTCCTCAGCGCAAGACTATCATCCGCCGTCGGCTCCTCCGGAAACCGCGCCATCATCGTGTGGAACAACTTCCACGACGCGCGGCCGAGTTCCGCTCTTTAAATCTCCCCAATCAGCAATTGCTCTTCCCCAGCATGCAAAAAGCGGAGGACTCACTTCGCAGTCGCATTCTCCAACTTGGGCGCAATAGATCCACCCTTTAGAATGCTCTCCGAAAGggcaccgccagcaccgttgctgttgtggctgctgctgctcctccacgTCTCGTCGGATAATATCTTCGTGGGGTCCcgtccgccgccgccgctgctcgaAACAAAGTACGTCATGGTCAAAAAGAACATGACGCCCACCAGCAGGAGCGTTATGTGTTGTCGTCGCGCCATGGTTTTTCCGCAACCGTCTCGTCGCGCCCGCAGGGTGGCTTGGCCCAATAAATAAAAGGGGTTCACAGTGGATTCGGTGATGTCGAGAAACGGAGTTTTGGGCGCAACGTGGAGGGCCAAAAGAGGCGGCGACGAACCGTGGTCGATCTAGCtctgcaaaaaaaaaaaaaaggggtttTAATGAATGACGGGAAAATAATGCACGGCAAGAAAATGGCTGAAGCTTATTGAAGGATGGGAAAAACGACCCGATCAGATGGTTCAAAGGAATTGGAGTGTCTGTCAGATGTTCGGCGCTGGTGGCCAATGCACCAGTGGCTGATCCCCTAGCCAGGGGTCTGCAGCCAGATCACCCCACCCTTCCCGCGGCAGGCATTTGCTTGAAACAGGGGTTCAATCAAGCCCAGAGGAGTCAAGCTTTCTCGAAGCCACTTGCAACATCATGTAACCAAAATCATCATCTCTATTATCCAAACAACCTCTTACATTTCATGTAGATTTCAACTTGAAACAAGTTCGAATaaaaaacccaaaaaccTCTCTAACCAAAACCCCATCTCTTTATACATCATCCAACCTCCCGCCCCCGTTCAAGATCATGAACCCCTAAGCAAAACCTGGTAAGCCCCCGTCATCAATAAATCCCAGCATAAAACGTCAAATCCCACCTCCCATTCTCCGTCACAATCACCGGCTTAACATCTTCAACAATAAAAGCCTCCCTCAACGGGTCCAACACCTTGAGCTCCCACCTCATCGCCTCTTCATTAGCCTCAGACCCAACAGTCTTGCCCAGCACAAGACTCCCATTCGCCTTTCTCGCCAGCGCACCCTCTGGCGCTTCCCTAAGAATGTTTCGACTGAACCCAGTCACCACCCCACTCCCATCCGTAGCAAGCATCACCGCTCCCCCATCACACCCCTCAAGCAGCGAGACGTCTCCCCAAGACCGCGTTGACGAGTTCGACGCCGTGGTATTGTCTTGCGCTTCCCAAGCCACCTCGATCCAAGTTCCCAGATTGTGCCTGGCCGTCCCGTCAAGGTTCTCGTCCAGCCTGCCGCGAACGATGCGACCTGAAAAGGTAGGGCAGACCGAAATGAAGACTGTCTCGCCAGGATGGAGCTTGCGGGTACAAATACTATTGTCAATGACAAGTCCAACCAAAGCTGTGTCGGTGCGGGCTTACCAATGTATACTTCCACGGAGTCTCATCACGCGCATTTTCGTACAAAAAGTAGTAGTGATTTTGGTGCGTGTTGCTGTAATCGGCGTCGCGCATTGTCACGCCGGGGCCGCCGTCATCCACATCTCCCACtgccaccaaaaaaaattCAGTCATTCACCTAGAAGATGGGTTGTCTAGGACGCACAAGTGTAGATGGGTGTATCTGAACGAGATCCACACGTGAAGGTGGCATTGGCGTGGCTAGAGGGTAGCAGAAGGCTAGAGTTTTGGAATGTGGTGTTCCAGTTGAGGACGCTGTGCAGGTAGGGCCGTGGAGGGATGAGGACAGGGCTTGCCGAAGTAGCTGGAAGTACGACTAGGAGAATGGGGAGAGTACCCAAAAAGCGTGGGAATGTCATGATGTGTAGATGGATGATAAAAGACGGAACCAATGTGAGAGACGTCGCGGGTTATATGGTGTGAGATGATTGGATTTGGCGTGGAAGATGTAgggataggtaggtatgttgGGAAGAATGTTGTCGAGGAGAGATTCGATGACTGGCCCTGTCGACTTTTTGGGAGATCTTGTGGCGGTGGGCATTGGATTGTGCGTCCGTCCTTTCCCTGGATATCATGGGAGAAGGAACTCGATCTGGCAAAGTAATGTCGCAAAGCTCCTTCTTGCCAATGCAAGAGTTCAAGGGATGAATAGGGACCTGCCAGAGCGTCCAGGTAAGGCTCTGAATGGGAAGAGCTCACTGAATTCAAGCGACAGTGAATAGTGACTGCCAATTTACATTCGAGCTGTTATCAGCTGCTGCGTTACGCATGAGCAAAGTTTCATAATGTCTCAGGAGATATGCTATACATTTCAAGGACCTTCTGCCCAGATACATGAGAGGGCAACAAACATCAGGCCCAACCCATAGCACCAACTTGAAAGTCTATCCAGATCCCACAGCAGATACATGAATCAAGAACCTCCTAACCATATTCCGCCAACTCACATGGCATTCTTCTCCTCGAAAACCGCCCTCATCGCCTCCGGTGCATCCTTCGGGTCCATAATCATGTCCACACACTGCGGCACCACCGAGTCACAAAATTCCCCATCACTCAGTAGCTCATCTAATTCCTCCGCCGTTGTGACTTTGTACCCCTTGACCCGCGGCTCAACATCCGGCGCAAAAGCCTTGAACAGAGCGGCATAGTCCCACATGGGGATGTCGTTATACTTTGCGTCCCACCCGCGAAAGTAGCGCTCAATGGTGTACCTGTGTCTCCTGTCAGCAAAAGGCCACTCAAGCTTATGCATCGTGGAAAAGGATTTACCCGGAGTTATTCAGCGCAAACACCACCGAGACAATCCCATATCTTGTGAGCATAGAGAAAGCCTGCACCGTAAGTTGCAGGCTCCCCTCCCCTGTCACCAGCACCAGTCGCTTGTATTTGCCTGTCTCCTTGGCAGCAATGGCGGCACCGGCCGCAGCCCCAGCTGCGTAGCCTATGCTGCCGTAGACGGATTGTGTCCAGCCGTGACACCCAGAAGGGAAacgggtggcggtggtgccgaCCTGAGCGGTGCCGGTTTCGGTGATGACGAGATCACCTGGCCGGAGGTAGGAGGTGAGGCGGGACCAGAGCCAGTCTTGCTCTATCTTGTTACTTGCTGGGAGAGAGAGTTGTTGATCGACCTGGGGATTTTGTTTCGTGCGCTGGGCCAACGGGTAGTGCGAAGATAGGGCTGAAATGAGCTTGGGCAGAACATGATTGATTCTAGCGTCGTATTTGGTCGCCCCAATATTGACAAAGAATCGTTGAAGATCGATGATGGTGCATTGGTCGAGCTTTTCGGTGAAGATACCCCTATAGTGGATAATATGTCAGTTGTTCTCCTCGCTTGAAAGAATCGAGGCAGGAGTATGACCTACGTGTTGAAATCAGAAGGGTAGTTCCCCAGCCACAAGATGCAGTCTGCCTCTTGCACAAGTCCAGTAACACTCCTCGGCCACGACCCTTCACCAGCATAACAGCCCTGGTAGTAAGGGctcatctcatcagcaacacccTTGCCCAACCCAGTCACAAGAAATGGTATTTTGAGGGCTTGGATTAGAGGATCGACATGTTCAGCCCAGCTCGCCCTTGCAGCTCCGCCATCCACAATCAAGATTGGGGATTTTGCCAACTCTAGCTGGCTGACTATCTCGGTGGTGACAGCAGCCTCAGACTCTGGAGCACTTGGTGGCAAGCATCGAGCGAGTTTTGTACCAAGATACTCACTGGATACCTTTGCATAGGCAATATCTTCAGAGATGCCAATGTATCCAGGTTTAGAATGGAAAATCATTGCGTTCACAACACTGTCGATCTCAGCCGCAGCAGTAGTCGGGTCGTCAAGGACGGTAGTTGCGCAACACAACTCGGAGGAGATCCTTTGGTAATGGCTAAAAGCCACATGTCAACTCATCATATCTCGACAAGGTAAGACCAGGTGCTAAGGGCGTACTCAAACTTTCCATCCCCCAAGGTATGATGAAGGATTTTTCCGCTCTTCTGTGCTGGAATGGTGGGATATCCAACAATGTGAAGGACAGGAACAGACTCGCAGTATGATCCTCCGATACCACACAGAGCACTCAGTTCTCCAGGACCAAATGTGGTCACCAGAGCGCCAAGTCCATTGAGGCGCGCATAACCATCGGCAGCGTAGGCTCCGATCAGTTCGTTCGGTGCGCCGACCCAGGAGAGGCCGAGAGGTTCGATGAGATCGAGAAGGGCTAGTTCAAAATCTGCCAGGCAACTCAGCATGGCTATAAGACCTAGTGGTGGTTCAGAACCGGACACATACCACCGGGAACGCCAAAGACAGTCTCGATGCCGAGCTGTTTGAGCCGGAGGAAGAGGTACTCTCCAATGAGGATTTCTGGCATTGTGGTTGAACCGTGAGGTGTGATTGTAGACAGAGTCTAGAAATCGCAGGCGTGTATGTATAATTGTCAAATGTTTGAGTGATCAAGTAGAATCTTTGCATGAGTTGTAATGTTTGATGCCATATACTATCATTGGATGGCTTCCCAACGATCTTAAGTAGTCCATCATAGCCTCTCTTGGGACTGCATCGTCGCAAAAAGACGTCATTGTCGCAATCAAGGAAATGGTGATCAATGTCAGACGAcgtcgaggtggaggttggcggaGCCGGCATTGACGATGTCGGTGTAGAAGTTTCCTCGGTTAGATATGTCGGCGTGCCCGTCAGGCATCGGGGTAGTAACTGGCCGTGTCGGTTGCCGGCTACCCACACGAGAGTTGCATGATCGGTGCAAAGTCGGGATTTCTGCCGACGTATGCGGGTTGCTGACTGAAGTGGTGATTTGGGAAGGAACCAATCACAGACAAAGTCTCAACCACACGCGTTAAAAAAAGACCTAGATCATAGTAGAGAAAGGCTTGGTGATTAGTTGGATAATGTCTCTTTGCATTAGATATTGCTACGGTTATTATTCAAGCCCCTTGGCTGAGCATCTCCCACTGATCCGACACACTCTCCGATGTTGGTGTGAGGAGGGCATAGCTGTCACCGTCGCTGTTcctgctcccgctcccggTCTCGACTGCCACTCTCACCAGAGCCCAGCTGTTTCCGagatcctcaccctcaacccactCTTCACTTGTTGTAGGGGAAGTGTCTTTCGTCCCACCCTGGCTGCTCCTCCCTTTTCCACGACCTCGCTTCCGTGGCTTGACCTTGATCTGATATTCCCACTGCCCTTCCCCCCTCACAACATcctcaaacccaaacccaaccctctgCACCGCTTCACAATCCCCAACAGACCCTTCAACAGCCAGACTCTGCCcagcttccacctcctccaccagttgcctccaccgcctcccaaaaaccaacctcccatccctctcatcctcaaacgGCAACCTCCAGCTTTTGTCCGCGGCAATTTCCCGCCCCTCAATCAAATTATTCCTCGTCCATTccttctttccctcctcaaaGAAGTCCCTCTTCATTTTCTCGCAGTAATCACAGCAATACAGCGAGCTACACCTCGTCTTGAACATTTTCTCCAAAACAGGAATGTAGTGCGGCCTGATCAGCAACCCACTTCTCATGCTCGAGGCTTTCCCGTAAGCGTAAGGTTGATTTGCCTTTTTGAGTCGCTGCGCGTCGGTCTTGAGCTTGGGGAAGTTCCAGGAGCGGTCGAAGAAGACGTCTTCGTAGTCGGAGATGTGGCTTTGGATGCGGTAGAGATCCTGGCTGTTGCGGCCCGGGAGGCCTACGCGGATGGTGTTTTTACCGTGAAactttttggggttgggttggacgAGTTTGGTTTGGTCGAAGGGGATGTTGGAGGGTTCTTCTGGGTGGGGGATCTGGGAGGAGAGACGGGGGAGGTAGCGGGttagggtgagggaggtgaggtggttgtcgtttTCCATTTTGGCTGTCAGGATTGGGTTTTGGACTGACTAAGGAGTCTGGGTTTGGAGACACTGAGGTGGCAACACGATGTTGATTTATACAATGTATTCATGGCACTAGCAATTGAGGACATCACGACGCCAGGGTTTGCTGGCGCCCTCTTCTCGCACAGCGAGCTCAGAGTGGCATGGTGCGGTCTTGGTATAACATGCCATTGGCTGGATTTGTCTTCGTGGCTGTGGCAGTGGTCTTAATCGCCAAAATAACCCTCAATTTCCCACAACAAGAAGATGGAGCTAACCCTGTCATGCCGTTCCGTGAGTACAATTACCCTTGACGTCGTCAACTTTGATGCGGAGCAGTTTCTCTGCGTTTTTGTAGGCAATGGCCTCCAGCTGCTCCTGGTCGACCAGCCCGCttgcctccagctccttgaacCATGCCAACCCAACCTCATTGCTTGTAAAAGGATAGTCAATACTGTACAGGATGTGGTCAATGGGAGTGTTGGCCAAAATGCACCTCATGGGATCCAAGCTCCAAACACCGCTCGTCGTGACATAGATGTTCTCCCGATATACCGTTGTGAAGTTTCTCTGAGCTGTGCTCCATCTTCCACTAAGCCTGTCAATACGCTGCAGCATAAACGGTATCATTTCACCCATATGTCCAGCGATGATCTTCAGCTTGGGTCTGCGATCAAACAGTCCAGAGGCAAACAGTCTCAAGACATGAAGCCCAGTGTCCTGGTGCCACCCCCAGCCAGAACTTCCCAGCGAGTTTGCAGCGATAGGATCGAAGTTGCCTTGATATCGTGGAGCCATGTCTTCACTCGGCCAAGTGGGATGAAGGTAGACTGGAACATCGAATTCCTCTGCAACAGCCCAAAAAGCATCGtattcctccccatcaaaatAGCCCCCTTTGCCGTCGTGATTGTCGACCAAAGCACCCACAAAGCCGAGCTCCGTGACCGCCCTCCGGAACTCTGCTGCCGCTTCCGCCGGCTGAGACATGGGAGCAGTCGCAAAACCTGCCAATCTTCCTTTTGCattcttgacagcctcatAGACCTGATCGTTGGCTGACCTGCTGTAGTTGACGGGGTACGACCCTAACCCTGCGGCATGGCTAACAACTTGGATTGTGACATCTCCCTTGTCCATGTCGGAAAGTcggagagaggagaggttggtcaACTTTTCCATGACATTGGGGACAAACTGTGTCTGCTCCTTGAACAGAGCCTTCATAGCATccggggtggtggcagaaACGTAGTGCTCCTCGAGGGTTATGAGTGGAGGCATCTTGGCCAAGGTGGGAAGGATGAGGAGTGGAATAAATCGTAGGAACTCCATGATTGCAGACATTGTATCTACTTCTAAAGAAGAGAGACCGTTGTACAATTAACCCCTAGCTTCGAAGTCTCTTCTCCCTGTTTTATCTTCCGATATTCATGTCGTCACGTCATCAGCCATCGCTTCGCAACTTCGCCATGCTTTCATCCGGTCTCACTCAAACAAACCCTGAGGTGAATGGTTTGTCTCGGATCAAAatcaagggttagggtcacACATGTTCCACCTCTGAACCCGAAGGTGCACCCACGTGATCCACTCCCACCCAATCCCTGTCTCCGCCCTACCCACCTCCCAAACGCCCGGACCACATCCAAACCTGTCGGACCTTCAACTTTACGATTCATCGACGATTCGGAACGAGACACCCGAGCGTCGGTGACGAACAAACGCAACAggaacaacccctccccccgatCGATCCAAGCCATGGCgagcctctccctcctcgcgcGCTCCATgcgcaccctctccctctcctcaacgACCGCCCTCCGAACCGTTGCCCGTCCCAAGACCTCCACAGTCGCCACCAGATTCCAGACGACCCGGTCGCTCTCCTCCAAGTCGCACGGCCTGTTTTGCTCGTGCTGCCGGCCGGCCCTCTCCAAGATCGTTTCCCAGACTACACAGACGGCTCCAACATCGAATGGGGCTGCTGCCAGCaaggcggtgggggtggcGGTTCAGCAGACGAGGGGGATGAAGGTTCACAGTTCCGTCAAGAAGAGGTGTGAGCACTGCAAGGTTTGTtttactactactactactactactaaTGGTCGGACGtgaggggaaaggaggaaTTGGCTGACAAGAGTGTGAAAAAAAGGTTGTGAGGCGAAAGGCGGGGAAGAGACATCGGGGGTACATCTACATCATTTGCCCGGCGAATCCAAGACATAAGCAGCGCCAGGGTTAAGACGTTGTTTTGTGAAGGGATGGATGATTGTACGATATACCCgaagttgggaggggagtcTACATGAGGAGAGGCACAGAACCCAGATATGAGAGGGTCGTGCACAGTACGAGAGAAAGGTCACGGAGGGCAAGGTAAAATTGTCTCTTTAGCTTTACAGACCGTCAATATACCTTTCCATGCTCTCCCATTCTGTCTTGCCCGTGGAGAGGAGATAGCGGATGTGGTCCTGTGGACGTAGTAGGGATTAGTCTTCACTGGGCCAAAACGTGGACGAGGAAAGAGGAGAAACAAACAAGATCAGTCACCCCTCGGTTTCTCTCAAACTCTTGCCGTGCAAAACGGCGGGTGTCAGCTCGGGTGGACGGGTCCGCAATGCGTCGAGTTGCGCGGAGGATATGTCTGTATAATGCCAAAGCCCGAGACCTTTGGACAAACTAGTTGAGCCCCGCAATCATCAGATTTGAACACGAGAGATATTGGCATTCATAGTGTGTAACTTCTACATACATGCTCCAAGCTCAACGTCGGCCCAAGCCTTGTTCGTGAAGAGCTGCTACCTGTCGCATATGTGCGGAAAACGGACCCCGCCGAGGCAAGAAAGTGGCGCATTAACGGCAGGTCTATGAAGAGACTTGAGATCAAGGAAACACTTTACGGATAACAGCCATTGGTGGTTCTGTTGCTTGTTCAATGCGCCGTTCTTCTCAGTGGTGATATTCGAGTGTTGGCGGGAAAAATTCGGAGGCCAAAAACGTCATGGTCGCAGTAGGCTTTCAGTGAGTGAGCCCCACGCTGAGGCTCTGGGCTGCAACGGACGGTGCCAAGACCAATCCCGCAGCAGCTCGGGCTCTCAGCCAGCTAGCTACCTGGTACCTTTAAGACGTGTCGCGACACGTCCTTTTATGTACCTTTATGGAAATCTCACTCTGGGGATATACTGAGAGCGCAAACACCTCACTTTTGACTTCAAGTGCTCGTCTCATTCTCTTTGCCTCACTGTGACTTTGAAGATTCTCATGATGAAGTCAAAGCGCTCGAGAGCAGCGACCAGCCCCATCGAGGTTGCCAATCGCAAGACTGATGAAGAGTTTATTGCTGACTATTTACTTCCTGAGTGAGCACTCCTCTCTCATTTCTCTCCCCAACAATAATAGCCCTATCAGCCCCTCTTCAAAGTTGTTTGATATCCCCCAAGACAACATGCAACTTGAATCACCGTCGGGgattttctcttcttttgcacacccacccccactgACATAAGACCCAGCAAGGCCAAGGAATCCTCCTGGGTGACAGCCTGGACTCACCCAAGGACGGGAGCCAAATACACAATCAGCTTGGCACAACCGGCAAACCTCAAACAAGAAGATCTCGATGCTTGTTTTGACCTTCTTGTCGAAACAAGCAAGAAGGACTATGAGAATTCGGCAGGGAGGTGGCATCCGGACAAAAAGCTCAACGAGATGAGATCTCCAGAGCTGAGGTATGTCCTTgtcaaggaggaagagactgGCGAACTTCGGGGTTTCACGTCTTTGATGCCGACTTACGAGGAGGGAGAACCGGTGGTGTATTGTTATGAGGTTCATCTGAAGCCAGATCTGCAGGGGTGTGTATTGTTCACTCTGTATTCGAGCCTGagatgtggtgttgatctaACATGCTTATGAGGACCGGGTTGGGATCTTTACTGATGAGCTTCCTTACGGCTGTTGCTGTTAATTTGCCGCCGATAACCAAGGTTATGCTCACTTGTTTCTTGTCCAACGCTCGTGGGTTGGCGTTTTATAGGAAGCTTGGGTTTGAGAGGGATGACATCTCCCCTGTGCCGAGGATTCTACGGGGGAAGGTGATCGAGCCGGATTATTTGATTATGAGCAAGAGGATAAGGCCGGATTCTGAGTCTTACTAAAAGCCAGACAAACTCACATCGCGCTAGCTAGGCATCTTCTTTTCGGCGGTTGAAAACGCTTGACTGTCCGCCTCACCCCTGCATGCTGATGGGCAGGCCATCTGGTCTTGGCTAAACTCCGATTCCTATCTTCACCCTCAAATCACCATTCGGGCAGTCACTTTCTTTAACAGATAAAATAGCGGCAGCATGGAGCAATCCTGGTGTCACGACACAGAAGGATGTAATCCATGCCAGATCtcaaatcatcctccccgAGCCACACCCAGTCGAGAGTTTTCCACGCAATATATATCAACCCTgccatcctccctcttcggcCCTCTCATGATCTCTGtcaaatccaccaccgcatTAACACCATGTCGACCACCCCAGACCAGACACACGCTGCCCCCCAAGACGAGgccaaacccctccctaCCTCGACGACCACCTCAGAATGGGAAACACCCCTCATCCAATGCTTCCCCTGTGGCCTCTTCTGGAAAGCAATCGCCTGCCCATGCATTTGtacacccccccttcccctctcccccctatCCCctttcatcaccaccccttaacattttttctttttctttttgtgcTCTAGTCTACGGCCAAACAGCCCAGCGCCTCCGAGACCCTAACCTCCCTGCCGAAGAAAACAACGCCGATTGCAAGGACTTTGCTGTGAATAATGTCCTCCTGTCGATGTGTTTCCTGCAAGTctaaccctcccccctaaCATGTAATGTAGGTGCTAATACGAGGAGGGTAGTGACATCATGAAGCATCGCGCAGAAATCAGAAAGAAGTACAGCATCCCTGGCAGCGAGACAAAAGACTGTTTGGTGTCTTGCTTTTGCTGCTCGTGCGCTGTGATGCAGCAGGatggggagttgaggggacggcaggaaaaggaggggatTAGGGTTGGGTATAAGAGGCAGGCGGGGATGGTTCtgcctggtggtggggagcggcggcgggagggttggggtgaggtggtgcagtagtgaggggggtgaaaAGAGACTGTTTGGATCGTGATGATGTTTGTTTATATGTTGGGTTTGGTCTTACTGTCAGCTTTGGAGAGGCTGTGACTTGTTGGGGCAAGATGCAATGTAATGCAAGTGTTTACTGTCCCGCATCTTCTTCAGAAACTCAGCGAGGGACTGCCCAAGAAAAGATGTTACGTAGGTGTATTGACCTGGCGCTGGGGTTTGAGACTGTTGATATGTGGAAGACTTCAAACGCTCCCTGGGG comes from the Podospora pseudocomata strain CBS 415.72m chromosome 5, whole genome shotgun sequence genome and includes:
- a CDS encoding hypothetical protein (EggNog:ENOG503P480; COG:O), whose product is MARRQHITLLLVGVMFFLTMTYFVSSSGGGGRDPTKILSDETWRSSSSHNSNGAGGALSESILKGGSIAPKLENATAKAELGRASWKLFHTMMARFPEEPTADDSLALRTYIQLFARLYPCGDCASHFQKLLEKYPPQVSSRNNAAGWACFVHNEVNRRLRKELFDCNNIGDFYDCGCGDDGKGKKKEGDSGKERRRRYEIEVREEVSLEREEGLVRGG
- a CDS encoding hypothetical protein (EggNog:ENOG503P6TE) — translated: MTFPRFLGTLPILLVVLPATSASPVLIPPRPYLHSVLNWNTTFQNSSLLLPSSHANATFTCGSRSDTPIYTLGDVDDGGPGVTMRDADYSNTHQNHYYFLYENARDETPWKYTLLHPGETVFISVCPTFSGRIVRGRLDENLDGTARHNLGTWIEVAWEAQDNTTASNSSTRSWGDVSLLEGCDGGAVMLATDGSGVVTGFSRNILREAPEGALARKANGSLVLGKTVGSEANEEAMRWELKVLDPLREAFIVEDVKPVIVTENGRWDLTFYAGIY
- the PDC1 gene encoding Pyruvate decarboxylase 1 (EggNog:ENOG503NUUP; COG:E; COG:H), translating into MPEILIGEYLFLRLKQLGIETVFGVPGDFELALLDLIEPLGLSWVGAPNELIGAYAADGYARLNGLGALVTTFGPGELSALCGIGGSYCESVPVLHIVGYPTIPAQKSGKILHHTLGDGKFDHYQRISSELCCATTVLDDPTTAAAEIDSVVNAMIFHSKPGYIGISEDIAYAKVSSEYLGTKLARCLPPSAPESEAAVTTEIVSQLELAKSPILIVDGGAARASWAEHVDPLIQALKIPFLVTGLGKGVADEMSPYYQGCYAGEGSWPRSVTGLVQEADCILWLGNYPSDFNTGIFTEKLDQCTIIDLQRFFVNIGATKYDARINHVLPKLISALSSHYPLAQRTKQNPQVDQQLSLPASNKIEQDWLWSRLTSYLRPGDLVITETGTAQVGTTATRFPSGCHGWTQSVYGSIGYAAGAAAGAAIAAKETGKYKRLVLVTGEGSLQLTVQAFSMLTRYGIVSVVFALNNSGYTIERYFRGWDAKYNDIPMWDYAALFKAFAPDVEPRVKGYKVTTAEELDELLSDGEFCDSVVPQCVDMIMDPKDAPEAMRAVFEEKNAM
- a CDS encoding hypothetical protein (EggNog:ENOG503NXIV; COG:S), producing MSAIMEFLRFIPLLILPTLAKMPPLITLEEHYVSATTPDAMKALFKEQTQFVPNVMEKLTNLSSLRLSDMDKGDVTIQVVSHAAGLGSYPVNYSRSANDQVYEAVKNAKGRLAGFATAPMSQPAEAAAEFRRAVTELGFVGALVDNHDGKGGYFDGEEYDAFWAVAEEFDVPVYLHPTWPSEDMAPRYQGNFDPIAANSLGSSGWGWHQDTGLHVLRLFASGLFDRRPKLKIIAGHMGEMIPFMLQRIDRLSGRWSTAQRNFTTVYRENIYVTTSGVWSLDPMRCILANTPIDHILYSIDYPFTSNEVGLAWFKELEASGLVDQEQLEAIAYKNAEKLLRIKVDDVKGNCTHGTA
- a CDS encoding hypothetical protein (EggNog:ENOG503P8H9; COG:J); amino-acid sequence: MVCLGSKSRVRVTHVPPLNPKVHPRDPLPPNPCLRPTHLPNARTTSKPVGPSTLRFIDDSERDTRASVTNKRNRNNPSPRSIQAMASLSLLARSMRTLSLSSTTALRTVARPKTSTVATRFQTTRSLSSKSHGLFCSCCRPALSKIVSQTTQTAPTSNGAAASKAVGVAVQQTRGMKVHSSVKKRCEHCKVVRRKAGKRHRGYIYIICPANPRHKQRQG
- a CDS encoding hypothetical protein (COG:S; EggNog:ENOG503P6SZ), producing the protein MRHFLASAGSVFRTYATGSSSSRTRLGPTLSLEHFVQRSRALALYRHILRATRRIADPSTRADTRRFARQEFERNRGVTDLDHIRYLLSTGKTEWESMERYIDGL
- the NAT4 gene encoding N alpha-acetyl-transferase (EggNog:ENOG503P495; COG:S) encodes the protein MMKSKRSRAATSPIEVANRKTDEEFIADYLLPDKAKESSWVTAWTHPRTGAKYTISLAQPANLKQEDLDACFDLLVETSKKDYENSAGRWHPDKKLNEMRSPELRYVLVKEEETGELRGFTSLMPTYEEGEPVVYCYEVHLKPDLQGTGLGSLLMSFLTAVAVNLPPITKVMLTCFLSNARGLAFYRKLGFERDDISPVPRILRGKVIEPDYLIMSKRIRPDSESY
- a CDS encoding hypothetical protein (EggNog:ENOG503P7H4; COG:S) yields the protein MPDLKSSSPSHTQSRVFHAIYINPAILPLRPSHDLCQIHHRINTMSTTPDQTHAAPQDEAKPLPTSTTTSEWETPLIQCFPCGLFWKAIACPCIFYGQTAQRLRDPNLPAEENNADCKDFAVNNVLLSIDIMKHRAEIRKKYSIPGSETKDCLVSCFCCSCAVMQQDGELRGRQEKEGIRVGYKRQAGMVLPGGGERRREGWGEVVQ